A single region of the Halorussus gelatinilyticus genome encodes:
- a CDS encoding KaiC domain-containing protein, with protein sequence MTDEDDWFERALREDDADADESAESDAREDAPDADAPGTETPETDTHDPDTPETDAHDPDTPETDAHDPDTPEATTAENAGDDAPDEAAEPTDQTGEFADAPAFDADADSDGEFGTGSTDDEGESPDSPTSASESGGRGFADADPYEDDAEDEGLFEEDFASAFENAPGDGPSPGGAGPDGGAGGGAGGGGGAAGGGFGGATQSESGGFGGGGGEFGMGGGDGGFGGGEPFEDEAFDDEEFESSIPRIDLGIDGLDSMIQGGVPERSLVTTIGSAGTGKTTFGLQFLHEALEQGENAVFITLEESHDRIVNTATEKGWDFEAYEEEGSLAVIDLDPIEMANSLTSIRNDLPRLVEDFGATRLVLDSVSLLEMMYDEQATRRNEIYDFTKSLKEAGVTTMLTSEASEDTPYASRHGIIEYLVDAVFVLRYIRSSDDFRETRLAVEIQKIRDANHSREIKPYSITNEGISVYRQANIF encoded by the coding sequence GTGACCGACGAGGACGACTGGTTCGAGCGCGCACTCCGGGAGGACGACGCCGACGCGGACGAGTCCGCGGAGAGCGACGCCCGCGAGGACGCCCCCGACGCCGACGCTCCCGGAACCGAGACGCCCGAAACCGACACCCACGACCCCGACACGCCCGAAACCGACGCCCACGACCCCGACACGCCCGAAACCGACGCCCACGACCCCGACACGCCCGAAGCTACCACCGCCGAGAACGCGGGCGACGACGCACCAGACGAGGCGGCCGAACCAACCGACCAAACCGGCGAGTTCGCGGACGCGCCGGCGTTCGACGCGGACGCCGACTCGGACGGGGAGTTCGGAACGGGAAGCACGGACGACGAAGGCGAGTCCCCCGACTCGCCGACCTCGGCGAGCGAATCCGGCGGCCGCGGATTCGCGGACGCCGACCCCTACGAGGACGACGCGGAGGACGAAGGTCTCTTCGAGGAGGACTTCGCCAGCGCGTTCGAGAACGCGCCCGGCGACGGGCCGAGTCCCGGCGGCGCTGGTCCCGACGGCGGCGCGGGCGGCGGTGCCGGCGGTGGCGGGGGTGCCGCCGGCGGCGGGTTCGGCGGCGCGACGCAGAGCGAGTCGGGGGGCTTCGGCGGCGGTGGCGGCGAGTTCGGCATGGGCGGCGGTGACGGCGGGTTCGGCGGCGGCGAACCCTTCGAGGACGAGGCGTTCGACGACGAGGAGTTCGAGTCGTCGATTCCGCGCATCGACCTCGGCATCGACGGTCTGGACAGCATGATTCAGGGCGGCGTCCCCGAGCGTTCGCTCGTCACGACCATCGGGTCGGCCGGGACCGGCAAGACGACGTTCGGTCTCCAGTTCCTCCACGAGGCGCTCGAACAGGGCGAGAACGCGGTTTTCATCACGCTCGAAGAGAGCCACGACCGCATCGTCAACACCGCGACCGAGAAGGGCTGGGACTTCGAAGCGTACGAGGAGGAGGGCAGTCTCGCTGTCATCGACTTGGACCCCATCGAGATGGCCAACAGCCTGACATCCATCCGCAACGACCTGCCGCGACTGGTCGAGGACTTCGGCGCGACTCGCCTCGTGCTGGACTCGGTGTCCCTGCTGGAGATGATGTACGACGAGCAGGCCACCCGCCGCAACGAAATCTACGACTTCACCAAGAGCCTGAAAGAGGCCGGCGTGACGACGATGCTCACCAGCGAGGCCAGCGAGGACACGCCCTACGCCTCCCGGCACGGCATCATCGAGTACCTCGTGGACGCGGTGTTCGTCCTGCGCTACATCCGGAGTTCCGACGACTTCCGCGAGACCCGACTCGCCGTCGAGATTCAGAAGATTCGGGACGCGAACCACTCGCGGGAAATCAAGCCCTACTCCATCACGAACGAGGGCATCAGCGTCTACCGGCAGGCGAACATATTCTAG
- a CDS encoding DUF7113 family protein — translation MLLIRGEAGGTTLTGTLYERGERAPRFKGAPDEDAPYVWVCDEFYQVESGGTVQEVDGEKVNVAFESPMPRGFDTREQATEAAEDHIRTQFARIGIEADDVEITVEKQDVETAEPR, via the coding sequence ATGCTACTCATCCGTGGCGAAGCGGGGGGTACCACCCTCACCGGCACGCTGTACGAGCGAGGGGAGCGCGCGCCGCGGTTCAAGGGCGCGCCCGACGAGGACGCCCCCTACGTGTGGGTCTGCGACGAGTTCTATCAGGTCGAGAGCGGCGGCACGGTCCAAGAGGTCGATGGCGAGAAGGTCAACGTCGCGTTCGAGTCGCCGATGCCCCGCGGGTTCGACACCCGCGAGCAGGCGACCGAGGCGGCCGAGGACCACATCCGGACGCAGTTCGCGCGCATCGGCATCGAGGCCGACGACGTGGAGATCACCGTCGAAAAGCAGGACGTAGAGACCGCCGAACCGCGATAA
- the mptA gene encoding GTP cyclohydrolase MptA has translation MDEQLPDVQASEPDVTVGLNRVGVTGVKKLVELARPDKRPIVLTAEFEVLVDLPSWRKGADMSRNMEVVDEILEDAVSEPTYRVEDVCGEAAERLLDKHDYTSKAEVKMEAEYMIKDRTPESDRPTQATADIIASATATEEGTREEIGARVTGMTVCPCSQGMMGQTAREKLQELGVGEEEVREFLREVPQAGHSQRGHATLTVEREGAPEADLTDIIEVARDSMSARIYNLAKRPDEDHMTFEAHANAKFVEDCVRDMAEGVVSEFPDLPDDAVVTMKQSNDESIHQHNAHAERVAEVGQLREELSD, from the coding sequence ATGGACGAACAACTGCCGGACGTGCAGGCCTCGGAACCCGACGTGACCGTGGGGCTGAACCGCGTCGGCGTGACGGGCGTCAAGAAACTCGTCGAACTCGCCCGACCGGACAAGCGACCCATCGTGCTGACCGCCGAGTTCGAGGTGCTGGTGGACCTGCCGAGTTGGCGGAAGGGCGCGGACATGAGCCGCAACATGGAGGTCGTGGACGAGATTCTGGAGGACGCGGTGAGCGAACCCACCTACCGCGTCGAGGACGTCTGCGGCGAGGCCGCCGAGCGACTGCTCGACAAGCACGACTACACCTCGAAGGCCGAGGTCAAGATGGAAGCCGAGTACATGATAAAGGACCGGACGCCCGAGAGCGACCGGCCGACGCAGGCCACGGCGGACATCATCGCCAGCGCGACCGCGACCGAGGAGGGCACCCGCGAGGAGATCGGCGCGCGCGTCACCGGCATGACGGTCTGTCCCTGTTCGCAGGGCATGATGGGCCAGACCGCCCGCGAGAAGTTGCAGGAGTTGGGCGTCGGCGAGGAGGAGGTCCGGGAGTTCCTCCGGGAGGTCCCGCAGGCGGGCCACTCCCAGCGCGGCCACGCGACCCTGACCGTCGAGCGCGAGGGCGCACCCGAGGCCGACCTCACGGACATCATCGAGGTCGCCCGCGACTCGATGAGCGCGCGCATCTACAACCTCGCCAAGCGTCCCGACGAGGACCACATGACCTTCGAGGCCCACGCGAACGCGAAGTTCGTCGAGGACTGCGTGCGCGACATGGCGGAGGGCGTCGTCAGCGAGTTCCCGGACCTGCCCGACGACGCCGTGGTGACGATGAAACAGAGCAACGACGAGTCCATCCACCAGCACAACGCCCACGCCGAACGCGTCGCCGAAGTGGGGCAACTCCGCGAGGAACTGTCGGACTGA
- a CDS encoding ATP-binding protein produces the protein MTDLGDFSRSGGDDDSDTSESSPAATDEFDADDSDSAPVASDSDATDRDGAGDDLDDVGDFETTSSAARDDDRFDTVPTDPRGTDTGIGTLSAAEGLRIGEDEDETHVQAYVTADNREDVRVGKYLLVPYPDGEKLFARVAALEYRQEYRVDDATEIHSKRAMRRDDIEETDYKLMADLEPVAVLYEDGEGPDVELKRRMTDRVPKPKSVVREASDKPEIKTGLKMPEDGVFLGHLSVGGEKVRTAAEPPTIDYRLKDDYADGDPLVFRHTLVAGGTGSGKTHGAKNVLRQFLADERRYEMEDGAERRAAVVQFDPQDEYAQMHDDNPDVTREDERKWEAENVAHGGHDDTVAFVPKVGNSSYAADHHRAEQVEFTIPFSMVRDRPWLVAGASLNDNQYNALTLLIRRFFDQFGDAGTYREFVDYIDDPALREELDESGRVHEATYDAVKRRVIGSAFADVFDQDARPITDQIRSFVKPGQLTVVPTYHVNDSRATEVVVLALASLLVDEKLSNAPRYDRVKETPLVVGMDEAHNFLTDADSVQARKVIGKFTEAAKQGRKERLGLFLITQDPQDIHEAVFKQINTTVVLNLGDEDAIKSVNIPSKLEGKVPYMEKGQMVVYSPDNSEPVEIIGLSKCVTKHGRE, from the coding sequence ATGACCGACCTCGGCGACTTCAGCAGGTCCGGCGGGGACGACGACTCGGACACCTCCGAGTCGAGTCCGGCAGCGACCGACGAGTTCGACGCGGACGACTCCGATAGCGCTCCCGTCGCCTCCGACTCCGACGCGACGGACCGCGACGGGGCGGGCGACGACCTCGACGACGTGGGTGACTTCGAGACCACGAGTTCCGCCGCGCGCGACGACGACCGGTTCGACACCGTGCCGACAGACCCGCGAGGGACCGACACGGGCATCGGCACGCTCTCGGCGGCCGAGGGACTCCGCATCGGCGAGGACGAGGACGAGACCCACGTGCAGGCGTACGTCACCGCCGACAACCGCGAGGACGTGCGGGTCGGCAAGTACCTGCTCGTGCCCTACCCGGACGGCGAGAAGTTGTTCGCGCGGGTCGCCGCGCTCGAATACCGACAGGAGTACCGCGTGGACGACGCGACCGAGATTCACTCCAAGCGCGCGATGCGCCGCGACGACATCGAGGAGACCGACTACAAACTGATGGCGGACCTCGAACCCGTCGCGGTCCTCTACGAGGACGGCGAGGGGCCAGACGTAGAGCTAAAACGCCGGATGACCGACCGCGTGCCCAAACCGAAGTCGGTCGTCCGCGAGGCCAGCGACAAGCCCGAGATAAAGACCGGGCTGAAGATGCCCGAGGACGGCGTGTTCCTCGGCCACCTCTCGGTCGGCGGGGAGAAGGTCCGGACCGCGGCCGAACCCCCGACAATCGACTACCGGCTCAAGGACGACTACGCCGACGGCGACCCGCTCGTCTTCCGACACACGCTGGTCGCCGGGGGCACGGGGTCGGGGAAGACCCACGGCGCGAAGAACGTCCTCCGGCAGTTCCTCGCCGACGAGCGACGCTACGAGATGGAGGACGGCGCGGAGCGACGCGCCGCGGTCGTCCAGTTCGACCCGCAGGACGAGTACGCCCAGATGCACGACGACAACCCCGACGTGACCCGCGAGGACGAGCGCAAGTGGGAGGCCGAGAACGTCGCCCACGGCGGCCACGACGACACCGTGGCGTTCGTCCCGAAGGTCGGGAACAGCTCCTACGCCGCCGACCACCACCGCGCCGAGCAGGTCGAGTTCACGATTCCGTTCTCGATGGTCCGGGACCGGCCGTGGCTGGTCGCGGGCGCGAGCCTCAACGACAACCAGTACAACGCGCTGACGCTCCTGATTCGGCGGTTCTTCGACCAGTTCGGGGACGCGGGGACCTATCGGGAGTTCGTGGACTACATCGACGACCCGGCGTTGCGCGAGGAGTTGGACGAGTCGGGTCGGGTCCACGAGGCGACCTACGACGCGGTCAAGCGCCGGGTCATCGGGTCGGCGTTCGCCGACGTGTTCGACCAAGACGCCCGGCCCATCACCGACCAGATTCGGTCGTTCGTCAAGCCCGGCCAGTTGACCGTAGTGCCGACCTACCACGTCAACGACTCGCGGGCGACCGAGGTCGTCGTGCTGGCGCTCGCCAGTTTGCTCGTGGACGAGAAGCTGTCGAACGCGCCGCGCTACGACCGCGTGAAGGAGACGCCGCTCGTCGTCGGGATGGACGAGGCCCACAACTTCCTGACCGACGCCGACAGCGTGCAGGCCCGGAAGGTCATCGGGAAGTTCACCGAGGCCGCCAAGCAGGGCCGCAAGGAGCGACTCGGCCTGTTCCTCATCACGCAGGACCCCCAAGACATCCACGAGGCGGTCTTCAAGCAGATAAACACGACCGTCGTCCTGAATCTCGGCGACGAGGACGCCATCAAGAGCGTCAACATCCCCTCGAAACTGGAGGGGAAGGTGCCCTACATGGAGAAGGGTCAGATGGTCGTCTACTCGCCCGACAACTCCGAACCGGTCGAGATAATCGGTCTCTCGAAGTGCGTGACCAAGCACGGCCGGGAGTAG
- a CDS encoding NAD(+)/NADH kinase, translating to MRVGIVAQKGNSRAALLAEQIRDTLPDEVSIRLDDATAERLDRDGSPVEEMDECDLVVSIGGDGTFLFAARGAGPTPILGVNLGEVGFLNGVAPDDAVETVEAVVAGYRETDTIPSRDVPRLRAEGDGDWSVHPALNEIVVQGPQRGHGEGLDYEVRVDDREFTAGHGDGVLVSTPTGSTAYNLSEGGPLVHPDTDALVVTEMCAAESMPPLVVPSDSAVEIRATGAAVGYVSADSTREQFDMPETVRVRADPEPTRIAEPSSDFFEALGKLD from the coding sequence ATGAGAGTCGGCATCGTCGCCCAGAAGGGCAACTCTCGGGCCGCCCTGCTGGCCGAGCAGATACGCGACACGCTACCGGACGAGGTGTCGATTCGACTGGACGACGCGACCGCCGAGCGGTTGGACCGCGACGGCTCGCCGGTCGAGGAGATGGACGAGTGCGACCTCGTGGTCTCCATCGGCGGCGACGGCACGTTCCTCTTCGCGGCCCGCGGCGCGGGACCGACGCCGATTCTGGGCGTGAACCTCGGCGAGGTTGGCTTCCTGAACGGCGTCGCGCCCGACGACGCGGTCGAGACGGTCGAGGCGGTCGTCGCCGGCTACCGCGAGACCGACACGATTCCCTCGCGGGACGTGCCCCGACTTCGGGCCGAGGGCGACGGCGACTGGTCGGTCCACCCCGCGCTGAACGAAATCGTCGTGCAGGGTCCCCAGCGGGGCCACGGCGAGGGGCTGGACTACGAGGTCCGGGTCGACGACCGGGAGTTCACCGCCGGGCACGGCGACGGCGTGCTGGTCTCGACGCCGACCGGCAGTACGGCGTACAACCTGAGCGAGGGCGGCCCGCTGGTCCACCCCGACACCGACGCGCTGGTCGTCACGGAGATGTGCGCCGCCGAGTCGATGCCGCCGCTTGTCGTGCCCAGCGACAGCGCGGTCGAGATTCGGGCGACCGGCGCGGCGGTCGGCTACGTCAGCGCCGACAGCACGCGCGAGCAGTTCGATATGCCCGAGACGGTGCGCGTGCGTGCGGACCCGGAACCGACCCGCATCGCCGAACCGTCCAGCGACTTCTTCGAGGCGCTCGGGAAGCTCGACTGA
- a CDS encoding universal stress protein, with product MTKKVLVPIDGSPQSNDALDYALEEFAEDDITLLHVIDPIDAGYTAPVGLPGGSEEWYENEKESAETIFEEARTVADEYGVTLDSATEMGRPAQTIVEFADDEEFDQIVMGSHGRSGVSRILLGSVAETVVRRASMPVTVVR from the coding sequence ATGACCAAGAAGGTTCTCGTCCCCATCGACGGGTCGCCCCAGTCGAACGACGCGCTCGACTACGCACTCGAAGAGTTCGCCGAGGACGACATCACCCTGCTTCACGTCATCGACCCCATCGACGCGGGGTACACCGCGCCGGTCGGTCTCCCCGGCGGGTCCGAAGAGTGGTACGAAAATGAGAAGGAGAGCGCCGAGACGATCTTCGAGGAGGCCCGGACCGTCGCCGACGAGTACGGCGTGACCCTCGACTCGGCCACCGAGATGGGTCGGCCCGCCCAGACCATCGTGGAGTTCGCCGACGACGAGGAGTTCGACCAAATCGTGATGGGGAGCCACGGACGCTCTGGCGTCTCGCGCATCCTGCTCGGGAGCGTGGCCGAGACGGTCGTCCGGCGCGCCTCGATGCCGGTGACGGTGGTGCGCTGA